From Mercenaria mercenaria strain notata chromosome 17, MADL_Memer_1, whole genome shotgun sequence, the proteins below share one genomic window:
- the LOC128550385 gene encoding carbonyl reductase [NADPH] 1-like, translating to MVKKVAVVTGANRGIGYQVARQLLYDFPGDVIVTGRNTAKGQRACQQLKAQGLKPVWHELDVTQSASIRMFVDFIRENYGGIDVLVNNAGTVFDKDSPLSMYRQAELTIQTNFKGTLNLCRYFMPLLRPHSRVVVVSSELGKLSSLGKELRKTIDLDKVTMYELDKLADKYLAAVQAKVWSDYGWPDRILESVSVLENALVYALARDLKNDQRRNIIVNACCPGWTATEQMQTHLDEKGCLGGVEARSPAEAAADIVRLALLPYGTSSPNGDTVYKREIINIRD from the coding sequence ATGGTAAAAAAAGTCGCAGTTGTCACTGGTGCAAACCGTGGTATTGGTTACCAAGTTGCTAGGCAACTACTGTATGACTTTCCGGGTGACGTCATAGTAACAGGAAGGAATACTGCAAAAGGTCAACGCGCATGTCAGCAACTGAAAGCACAGGGTCTAAAACCAGTATGGCACGAACTGGACGTCACACAGTCAGCCAGTATACGTATGTTTGTGGACTTTATACGCGAGAATTATGGTGGCATTGACGTTTTGGTCAACAATGCCGGAACTGTGTTCGACAAAGACTCGCCGCTTTCAATGTATAGGCAAGCAGAACTCACCATACAAACTAATTTTAAAGGAACATTGAATTTGTGCAGGTATTTTATGCCTTTGTTGAGACCGCATTCTCGAGTTGTTGTTGTTTCAAGTGAACTTGGTAAACTGAGCAGTCTCGGCAAAGAACTTAGGAAAACCATTGATTTAGATAAGGTCACAATGTATGAACTTGACAAACTAGCGGACAAATATCTAGCAGCTGTCCAGGCTAAAGTCTGGTCCGATTACGGATGGCCTGACCGGATATTGGAGTCTGTCAGCGTTCTAGAAAACGCACTTGTCTATGCATTAGCCAGAGATTTAAAGAACGATCAACGGCGAAATATCATTGTTAACGCATGCTGTCCGGGATGGACAGCGACGGAACAGATGCAAACACATCTGGACGAGAAAGGTTGTCTAGGAGGCGTTGAGGCGAGGAGTCCGGCAGAAGCGGCAGCTGATATTGTGAGGCTAGCACTACTTCCGTATGGAACTAGTTCACCAAACGGAGATACCGTTTATAAGAGagaaattataaacattagagactaa